In Pseudomonadota bacterium, the following are encoded in one genomic region:
- a CDS encoding type II secretion system GspH family protein, translating to MLTNNLQFIRNQKAFTMIELVMVILLIGILSTVAVVKWPSGMEEQAAVDEFKRAVRYAQHIAMTRQYTTFDAAWSIIVAGNQYTIRRADNSETATDPLDEAYPKKLVGDISITAGSVAFNALGEPINALDGALLGVTIFSIGTPPITVTIYPETGYVE from the coding sequence ATGTTGACGAACAACCTGCAGTTCATACGAAACCAAAAGGCCTTCACCATGATCGAACTTGTCATGGTGATACTGCTGATCGGTATTCTTTCAACGGTGGCCGTGGTCAAATGGCCAAGCGGCATGGAAGAACAGGCGGCAGTCGATGAATTCAAACGGGCCGTGCGTTATGCCCAGCACATTGCCATGACCCGGCAATACACGACTTTCGATGCTGCATGGTCGATAATCGTTGCCGGAAATCAATACACCATCCGCCGTGCCGACAACTCCGAAACCGCAACCGATCCCCTTGATGAGGCATATCCCAAAAAACTGGTTGGGGATATTTCCATCACAGCAGGGTCAGTAGCTTTCAACGCCCTGGGAGAACCGATCAACGCCCTTGACGGAGCACTGCTTGGCGTAACAATATTTTCTATAGGAACACCACCGATAACCGTGACAATCTATCCGGAAACAGGCTATGTGGAATAA